A window of the Streptomyces sp. NBC_00250 genome harbors these coding sequences:
- a CDS encoding M6 family metalloprotease domain-containing protein: MRGQQPPGGVERSRLRAGAAALTSFAALAATGLVAGPAVGAPSASPCALPRTAAHHSLGLDTWNRSYPRPDRTLDAVMIFLSFPDSEPLTDPAELAADHFPATSEFFTRASYGRFALRPHAQHVWTPMPKESSAYGIRRDWDTGQRNAYLRDAIGAADASVDFSRYDIVYLVADPDAPGVDSDATKVVNLERPMEVDGTEIKRVVTVFERHPPDRNVLAHETGHVFDLPDLYHRPADGKGDWDTHVGDWDVMGSQFGLSPDLFGWHKWKLGWLSRAQVTCVQGPGPRMVSLEPTDTQPAVGASLGTRLAVVRTGPDSALAVEARSSAGNNAETCTEGVLVYRIRGGAASGDGPVEVVDAHPRTEACWDRSVYPPLADAPLEEGETLTVPGTGVRVEVTARTVTGAWTVRITPPAVG; encoded by the coding sequence GTGAGGGGTCAGCAGCCACCCGGGGGAGTGGAACGCTCGCGGCTGCGTGCCGGTGCGGCGGCCCTCACCTCGTTCGCCGCCCTGGCCGCCACCGGGCTCGTCGCCGGCCCCGCCGTCGGCGCCCCCTCGGCGAGTCCCTGCGCCCTGCCCCGCACGGCCGCCCATCACTCGCTCGGCCTCGACACCTGGAACAGGTCGTATCCCCGCCCCGACCGCACCCTCGACGCGGTCATGATCTTCCTGTCCTTCCCGGACTCCGAGCCGCTCACCGATCCGGCCGAACTCGCAGCCGACCACTTCCCCGCCACCAGCGAGTTCTTCACCCGTGCCTCCTACGGGCGCTTCGCCCTGCGCCCGCACGCCCAGCACGTCTGGACCCCGATGCCCAAGGAGTCGAGCGCGTACGGCATACGGCGTGACTGGGACACCGGTCAGCGCAACGCCTACCTCCGCGACGCGATCGGCGCCGCCGACGCGAGCGTCGACTTCTCCCGGTACGACATCGTCTACCTGGTCGCCGACCCGGACGCGCCCGGCGTGGACTCCGACGCGACCAAGGTCGTCAACCTCGAACGCCCGATGGAGGTCGACGGCACCGAGATCAAGCGGGTCGTCACCGTCTTCGAGCGGCACCCGCCGGACCGCAACGTCCTGGCCCACGAGACCGGGCACGTCTTCGACCTGCCCGACCTCTACCACCGCCCGGCGGACGGCAAGGGCGACTGGGACACCCATGTGGGTGACTGGGACGTCATGGGCAGCCAGTTCGGGCTCTCCCCGGACCTCTTCGGCTGGCACAAGTGGAAGCTCGGCTGGCTCTCCCGCGCCCAGGTGACCTGCGTCCAGGGCCCGGGCCCCCGGATGGTGAGCCTGGAGCCGACCGACACGCAGCCGGCGGTCGGCGCCAGCCTCGGCACCCGGCTCGCCGTGGTCCGTACGGGCCCCGACAGCGCTCTCGCGGTCGAGGCCAGGAGCAGCGCCGGGAACAACGCCGAGACCTGCACCGAGGGCGTCCTCGTCTACCGGATCCGGGGCGGCGCGGCCTCCGGCGACGGACCGGTCGAGGTCGTCGACGCCCACCCGCGCACCGAGGCCTGCTGGGACCGCTCCGTCTACCCGCCGCTCGCGGACGCCCCCCTGGAGGAGGGCGAGACGCTCACCGTGCCGGGGACGGGGGTCCGGGTCGAGGTCACGGCACGCACCGTGACGGGTGCCTGGACGGTCAGGATCACACCGCCCGCCGTCGGGTGA
- a CDS encoding bifunctional DNA primase/polymerase encodes MTTWLREETPHDIFRFLREGDEGRHQTARVTADGAAWLASATGGREAALTRWEARPDSPAALPCGTVFDVVNVDPVFGRRMLDRLWEEGPGSGPVAVHRGRMMLFAAPGTAQRLPALLDWEEWGEAVPRPLCHGAGDAVTVPPLVPSGTSGPRWLVAPDTRSPWLPGPEVVLWACVRAVRAASAADVRVSIFPPADPGANVYDVSRRR; translated from the coding sequence ATGACGACGTGGCTGCGCGAAGAAACCCCGCACGACATCTTCCGGTTCCTCCGGGAGGGCGACGAAGGGCGGCACCAGACCGCTCGGGTGACCGCCGACGGGGCCGCCTGGCTCGCCTCCGCCACCGGGGGCCGCGAGGCCGCGCTCACCCGCTGGGAGGCCCGCCCGGACTCCCCGGCGGCGCTGCCCTGCGGGACCGTCTTCGACGTCGTCAACGTGGACCCGGTCTTCGGCCGCCGGATGCTGGACCGGCTGTGGGAGGAGGGCCCGGGTTCGGGTCCCGTCGCCGTGCACCGGGGCCGGATGATGCTGTTCGCCGCACCCGGCACGGCCCAGCGACTGCCGGCCCTCCTGGACTGGGAGGAGTGGGGGGAGGCGGTCCCCCGGCCGCTCTGCCACGGGGCCGGGGACGCGGTGACCGTGCCGCCGCTCGTGCCGTCCGGCACCTCGGGGCCCCGCTGGCTCGTGGCACCCGACACCCGGAGTCCTTGGCTGCCGGGGCCCGAGGTCGTGCTCTGGGCCTGCGTGCGGGCCGTCCGGGCCGCTTCCGCCGCCGACGTGCGGGTATCGATTTTTCCTCCCGCCGATCCGGGTGCTAATGTCTACGACGTCAGCAGGCGCCGCTAG
- a CDS encoding TetR/AcrR family transcriptional regulator yields the protein MPRPRSLTPDRLAAAALAVIDRDGLAALSMRTVAKELGMSPMGLYRYVADREELEGLVADRVLGDMDTAPPAADAPWRDRIETMVGRLRDAVVRHPEAVRLTLTHRHRAPGGLLWSETVLGILTEAGIDGARRVVALRALHGYVTGAIQLEHLGPLAGAGTSAIAALPEDRFPYLTQTARTAGEVDPDQEFFGGLRLLLRGLDG from the coding sequence ATGCCACGACCTCGCTCCCTCACCCCGGACCGGCTGGCCGCCGCCGCCCTCGCCGTCATCGACCGCGACGGACTCGCCGCCCTCTCCATGCGCACCGTCGCCAAGGAACTCGGCATGAGCCCCATGGGGCTCTACCGCTACGTCGCCGACCGCGAGGAGTTGGAGGGGCTCGTGGCCGACCGCGTCCTCGGCGACATGGACACCGCACCGCCCGCCGCGGACGCCCCCTGGCGGGACCGGATCGAGACCATGGTCGGGCGGCTGCGCGACGCCGTCGTCCGCCACCCCGAAGCCGTCCGGCTGACCCTCACCCACCGGCACCGCGCACCCGGAGGCCTGCTCTGGTCGGAGACCGTGCTCGGCATCCTGACCGAGGCGGGCATCGACGGCGCACGACGGGTCGTCGCCCTGCGCGCGCTCCACGGGTACGTCACCGGGGCGATCCAGCTCGAACACCTCGGGCCGCTGGCCGGAGCGGGCACGTCGGCCATCGCCGCGCTGCCCGAGGACCGCTTCCCGTATCTGACGCAGACCGCGCGGACGGCCGGCGAGGTCGACCCCGACCAGGAGTTCTTCGGCGGCCTGCGGCTGCTCCTGCGCGGTCTCGACGGCTGA
- a CDS encoding peroxiredoxin-like family protein codes for MRMSPTSPLPRTRPAPGDSVPPRTLTPVLGSVLTLPDPGRTTHVQFRRFAGCPVCNLHLRSVARRHEEIERAGIREVVFFHSPAEELREHVAHLPFAVVADPDKVLYAEFGVESHRRALLDPRGWPAIVGGVLRDAWRLLRGRGRLPAGAQPAGRLGLPADFLITPDGRVAAAKYGEHVYDQWSVDELLTLAAELGAGKLRASS; via the coding sequence ATGCGCATGTCCCCGACCTCACCCCTGCCCCGGACCCGGCCGGCACCCGGCGACTCCGTGCCGCCCCGCACCCTCACCCCGGTCCTCGGGTCCGTGCTGACCCTTCCGGACCCCGGACGGACCACCCACGTCCAGTTCCGCCGCTTCGCGGGCTGCCCCGTCTGCAACCTCCACCTGCGGTCGGTGGCCCGGCGCCACGAGGAGATCGAGCGGGCCGGGATCCGCGAGGTCGTGTTCTTCCACTCGCCCGCGGAGGAGCTCCGCGAGCACGTGGCCCACCTGCCGTTCGCCGTCGTCGCCGACCCCGACAAGGTGCTGTACGCCGAGTTCGGCGTGGAGTCCCACCGCCGGGCCCTGCTCGACCCGCGCGGCTGGCCCGCGATCGTCGGGGGTGTGCTCCGCGACGCCTGGCGGCTGCTCCGGGGGAGGGGCCGGCTGCCGGCCGGTGCGCAGCCGGCCGGTCGCCTCGGTCTCCCCGCCGACTTCCTGATCACGCCCGACGGCCGGGTCGCCGCCGCGAAGTACGGCGAGCACGTCTACGACCAGTGGTCGGTCGACGAACTCCTCACCCTGGCGGCGGAACTCGGGGCGGGGAAGCTCAGGGCGTCCAGCTGA
- a CDS encoding AAA domain-containing protein — MTVFDLSTPPLDGSAPFDPSAEAGRATADILADTLHGTSRGVVVDSPPGAGKSTLVVRAALELAAAGRPLMVVAQTNAQVDDLVLRLAEKEPDLEVGRLHSNDSDPYDKALNDLENVRKSAKAGDLAGLPVVLSTAAKWAHVKNVEPWAHAIVDEAYQMRSDALLAVAGLFERALFVGDPGQLDPFSVVGAEQWAGLSYDPSASAVSTLLAHNPELPQHRLPVSWRLPASAAPLVSDAFYPFTPFRSGTGHGDRRLSFGVASDGSGPDRVLDEAAESGWGLLELPARHTPRTDPEAVGAVALVVRRLLDRGGAAVSERSETPVPLTPDRVAVGTAHRDQAAAIRAALAELGVTGVTVDTANRLQGREYDVTVVLHPLSGRPDATAFHLETGRLCVLASRHRHACVVVCRAGVTDLLDAHPSTEPVQLGVAVSFPDGWEANHAVLSHLEEHKVSWTP, encoded by the coding sequence GTGACCGTGTTCGACCTGTCGACCCCGCCCTTGGACGGTTCGGCGCCCTTCGATCCCTCGGCGGAAGCCGGCAGGGCGACGGCCGACATCCTGGCGGACACCCTCCACGGCACCTCGCGCGGTGTCGTCGTGGACTCTCCGCCCGGTGCCGGGAAGTCGACGCTCGTGGTGCGGGCCGCGCTCGAACTGGCCGCGGCCGGGCGCCCTTTGATGGTGGTGGCCCAGACGAACGCTCAGGTGGACGACCTGGTCCTGCGGCTGGCCGAGAAGGAGCCGGACCTGGAGGTCGGCCGGCTGCACTCGAACGACAGCGACCCGTACGACAAGGCGCTGAACGACCTGGAGAACGTGCGGAAGTCGGCGAAGGCCGGTGACCTGGCCGGTCTTCCGGTCGTCCTCTCCACCGCCGCCAAGTGGGCGCACGTGAAGAACGTCGAGCCGTGGGCGCACGCGATCGTCGACGAGGCGTACCAGATGCGCTCGGACGCGCTGCTCGCCGTGGCGGGGCTGTTCGAGCGGGCGCTGTTCGTGGGCGACCCCGGGCAGCTGGACCCGTTCTCGGTGGTGGGCGCCGAGCAGTGGGCGGGGTTGTCGTACGACCCCTCGGCGAGCGCGGTCTCCACCCTGCTCGCGCACAACCCGGAGCTTCCGCAGCACCGGCTGCCGGTGTCCTGGCGGCTGCCCGCCTCGGCGGCGCCGCTGGTCTCGGACGCCTTCTACCCGTTCACGCCGTTCCGCAGCGGCACCGGGCACGGGGACCGGAGACTCTCCTTCGGGGTGGCCTCGGACGGTTCGGGTCCCGACCGGGTCCTCGACGAGGCGGCGGAGTCGGGCTGGGGCCTGCTCGAACTGCCCGCCCGGCACACCCCGCGTACCGACCCCGAGGCGGTCGGCGCGGTCGCCCTGGTGGTGCGCCGGCTCCTCGACCGGGGTGGTGCGGCGGTCTCGGAGCGCTCGGAGACCCCCGTACCCCTGACGCCCGACCGGGTCGCGGTCGGCACCGCCCACCGCGACCAGGCGGCGGCGATCCGGGCGGCCCTCGCCGAACTGGGCGTCACGGGCGTGACGGTGGACACCGCGAACCGGCTCCAGGGACGCGAGTACGACGTGACGGTCGTCCTCCATCCGCTGTCCGGCCGCCCGGACGCGACGGCCTTCCATCTGGAGACCGGCCGGCTGTGCGTGCTCGCCTCCCGGCACCGGCACGCGTGCGTCGTGGTCTGCCGGGCGGGCGTGACGGACCTGCTCGACGCCCACCCCTCGACCGAGCCGGTCCAGCTGGGCGTCGCCGTGTCCTTCCCGGACGGCTGGGAGGCGAACCACGCGGTCCTCTCCCACCTGGAGGAACACAAGGTCAGCTGGACGCCCTGA
- a CDS encoding phosphatase PAP2 family protein, with translation MRTPRWWAELSLIGLVYAAYSCGRLLVRGDEATAVEHGLAILRLEELLGIDAEHPLNRLFTGVPALGIPADFAYASLHYLVTPAILVWLFRRRPAHYRAARTWLMVSTLLGLVGFTLLPTCPPRLLDPGYGFTDTMAHFSAYGWWGGEASAPRGLGGMTNQYAAMPSLHVGWALWCGVMLWRYGRTPAAKALGVAYPLLTTLVVMGTANHYLLDAVAGAAVMGAGLLLTPYALRLAVRVRGTAEAPPVVSGGCETSTGERIPGQRSVPTSADDTQTWGLPCSSEAESSGNSR, from the coding sequence ATGCGCACACCACGCTGGTGGGCCGAGTTGTCGCTGATCGGGCTCGTGTACGCGGCCTACTCGTGCGGGCGGCTGCTCGTACGGGGCGACGAGGCCACGGCCGTCGAGCACGGGCTGGCGATCCTGCGTCTTGAGGAGCTGCTCGGGATCGACGCCGAGCACCCGCTGAACAGGCTGTTCACCGGCGTGCCCGCGCTCGGGATACCGGCGGACTTCGCGTACGCCTCCCTGCACTATCTCGTCACCCCGGCGATCCTGGTCTGGCTCTTCCGCCGCCGTCCCGCCCACTACCGGGCCGCCCGGACCTGGCTGATGGTCTCCACCCTGCTCGGTCTGGTCGGCTTCACGCTGCTGCCCACCTGCCCGCCCCGGCTGCTCGACCCGGGGTACGGCTTCACCGACACGATGGCGCACTTCAGCGCGTACGGCTGGTGGGGCGGCGAGGCCAGCGCGCCGCGCGGGCTCGGCGGCATGACGAACCAGTACGCGGCGATGCCCAGCCTCCACGTCGGCTGGGCGCTGTGGTGCGGGGTGATGCTGTGGCGGTACGGGCGGACGCCCGCGGCGAAGGCCCTCGGGGTGGCGTATCCGCTGCTCACCACGCTCGTGGTGATGGGTACCGCCAATCACTATCTGCTCGACGCGGTCGCCGGTGCGGCGGTGATGGGCGCCGGTCTGCTGCTCACCCCGTACGCCCTGCGGCTCGCCGTGCGGGTGCGCGGGACGGCGGAAGCGCCCCCGGTTGTCAGTGGTGGATGCGAGACTTCCACGGGTGAGCGCATCCCCGGACAGCGGTCTGTCCCGACCTCCGCAGACGACACGCAAACTTGGGGCCTCCCCTGCTCTAGCGAAGCCGAGAGCTCGGGGAATTCTCGCTGA
- a CDS encoding histidine phosphatase family protein, with protein sequence MAPRILLARHGQTEWSLLGRHTGRTDIPLLDEGRRGAKLLGERLHRGPWQGLPGVEVRTSPLVRASETCELAGFGERAEPWDALMEWDYGAYEGLTPPQIQDIQPGWFIWRDGVRDGETMAQLSDRADEVVNWARSADRDVLVFAHGHILRSIGARWLGEDVSFASRIRLDPTSLSVLGWAYGAPAVERWNDTGHLE encoded by the coding sequence ATGGCACCGCGCATCCTGCTCGCCCGGCACGGCCAGACCGAGTGGTCACTTCTCGGCCGGCACACCGGCAGGACCGACATCCCGCTCCTCGACGAGGGGCGGCGCGGCGCGAAGCTCCTCGGTGAGCGCCTGCACCGCGGTCCCTGGCAGGGACTGCCCGGCGTCGAGGTGCGCACCAGCCCGCTGGTCCGTGCGAGCGAGACCTGTGAGCTCGCCGGTTTCGGCGAGCGGGCCGAGCCGTGGGACGCGCTGATGGAGTGGGACTACGGGGCGTACGAGGGGCTGACCCCGCCGCAGATCCAGGACATCCAGCCCGGCTGGTTCATCTGGCGCGACGGAGTCCGGGACGGGGAGACCATGGCTCAGCTCTCGGACCGCGCCGACGAGGTCGTGAACTGGGCCCGCTCCGCCGACCGTGACGTCCTGGTCTTCGCCCACGGGCACATCCTGCGCTCGATCGGCGCCCGCTGGCTCGGCGAGGACGTCTCCTTCGCCTCCCGCATCCGCCTCGACCCGACGAGCCTCTCGGTCCTCGGCTGGGCGTACGGCGCCCCGGCCGTCGAGCGCTGGAACGACACCGGGCACCTGGAGTAG
- a CDS encoding tetratricopeptide repeat protein — MAMSRAVPNLAFRRLRGQHSPAEFAAAVRRAAREIGEQVACDARYIGRVEAGEIRCPNYAYERVFLHMFPGLGLSDLGFSARETVRGRRQPVVAGAPPPAAIPTRNDEESDVLRRAFMTSGSATLAAASLGLGGPAVAIPAPRGTHRIGDAEVRAVEDAVRQIRLLDDRHGADGLYKVAAQPLRAAYALLDTGTMTRRSTEDRLHAGAGELSLSVGWLAHDSGRHDDARSHYAEALATARVSGNAALEAHAFCNTSFLARDTGRFREAVRAAQAGLRAAQPLDSARLLSLLSLREAAAWAGLGDRSACEQALGRAHGFFDRGATEDDPEWMSFFGEPEREALEAQCWSALGDWGRAARHAHRAAVLQNPHFARNLALYRAHLAKNLAHAGRPDEATAEAKRVVESLEGIASARIRGMLSDTRRVLAAY; from the coding sequence ATGGCGATGTCACGGGCAGTTCCCAATCTCGCCTTCCGCCGGCTCCGCGGACAGCATTCGCCGGCGGAGTTCGCCGCGGCGGTCCGCCGGGCGGCGCGGGAGATCGGCGAACAGGTCGCGTGCGACGCCCGCTACATCGGGCGCGTGGAGGCGGGCGAGATCCGCTGCCCCAACTACGCGTACGAGCGGGTCTTCCTGCACATGTTCCCCGGTCTGGGCCTCTCCGACCTGGGCTTCTCCGCGCGGGAGACGGTGCGCGGCCGGCGGCAGCCGGTCGTGGCCGGGGCTCCGCCTCCCGCCGCGATCCCGACCCGGAACGATGAGGAGAGCGACGTGCTGCGTCGCGCATTCATGACGAGCGGCTCCGCCACCCTGGCGGCCGCCTCGCTGGGACTCGGCGGCCCCGCCGTCGCGATCCCCGCCCCCCGCGGCACCCACCGGATCGGCGACGCCGAGGTGCGGGCCGTCGAGGACGCCGTACGGCAGATCCGTCTGCTCGACGACCGGCACGGCGCCGACGGGCTCTACAAGGTCGCCGCCCAGCCGCTCCGAGCCGCGTACGCGCTGCTCGACACCGGAACCATGACCCGGCGCTCCACCGAGGACCGGCTCCACGCGGGCGCGGGCGAGCTCTCCCTCTCCGTCGGCTGGCTGGCCCACGACTCGGGCCGGCACGACGACGCGCGCTCGCACTACGCCGAGGCCCTCGCCACCGCGCGCGTGTCGGGGAACGCGGCCCTGGAGGCGCACGCCTTCTGCAACACGTCCTTCCTGGCCCGGGACACCGGACGGTTCCGCGAGGCGGTCCGGGCGGCGCAGGCGGGCCTGCGGGCCGCGCAGCCGCTGGACTCGGCCCGGCTGCTCTCCCTGCTCTCGCTGCGGGAGGCCGCCGCGTGGGCCGGGCTCGGCGACCGCTCGGCCTGCGAGCAGGCCCTCGGCCGCGCCCACGGCTTCTTCGACCGGGGCGCGACGGAGGACGACCCCGAGTGGATGTCGTTCTTCGGGGAGCCGGAGCGGGAGGCCCTGGAAGCCCAGTGCTGGTCGGCGCTCGGCGACTGGGGCCGGGCCGCCCGGCACGCCCACCGGGCCGCGGTCCTGCAGAACCCGCACTTCGCCCGGAACCTGGCGCTCTACCGCGCTCATCTCGCCAAGAACCTGGCGCACGCGGGCCGGCCCGACGAGGCGACGGCGGAGGCGAAGCGGGTGGTGGAGTCGCTGGAGGGCATCGCCTCGGCCCGGATCCGCGGGATGCTCTCGGACACGCGCCGGGTCCTCGCCGCGTACTGA
- a CDS encoding spermidine synthase — MARNKQRDRAASAVSVVETVDGGLAELIPDRERPRAWTLLIDGAPQSHVDLDDPAHLTFEYQRRLGHIVDLAAPPNRPLQVVHLGGGAFTLARYVAATRPRSTQQIVELDGLLVQLVRRELPLDTGARIRVRSTDARAGLAKVQDGWADLVIADVFSGARTPAHLTSTEFLAEVRRVLRPGGFYAANLADGPPLTHLRGQIATAASVFPELALTADPTVLRGRRFGNAVLLASERELPVAELTRRVATDPHPGRVEHGRALADFAGGAAPVTDASAKPSPVPPASVFR, encoded by the coding sequence GTGGCCAGGAACAAACAGCGCGACCGGGCGGCGTCCGCCGTCTCCGTCGTCGAGACCGTCGACGGCGGGCTCGCCGAACTCATACCCGACCGGGAGCGTCCGCGCGCCTGGACCCTGCTCATCGACGGCGCCCCGCAGTCCCATGTGGACCTCGACGACCCGGCCCACCTCACCTTCGAGTACCAGCGGCGCCTCGGCCACATCGTCGACCTCGCCGCCCCGCCGAACCGGCCGCTCCAGGTCGTCCACCTCGGCGGCGGCGCCTTCACCCTCGCCCGGTACGTCGCCGCGACCCGGCCCCGCTCCACGCAGCAGATCGTGGAACTCGACGGGCTCCTCGTGCAGCTCGTACGCCGGGAACTGCCGCTCGACACCGGGGCCCGCATCCGGGTCCGCTCCACCGACGCCCGCGCCGGGCTCGCCAAGGTCCAGGACGGCTGGGCCGATCTCGTCATCGCCGATGTGTTCAGCGGGGCCCGCACCCCGGCCCATCTGACCAGCACCGAGTTCCTCGCCGAGGTACGGCGGGTGCTGCGGCCCGGCGGCTTCTACGCGGCGAACCTGGCCGACGGCCCGCCGCTGACCCATCTGCGCGGCCAGATCGCCACGGCCGCCTCCGTCTTCCCCGAGCTGGCGCTGACCGCCGACCCGACGGTGCTGCGCGGGCGCCGCTTCGGAAACGCGGTGCTGCTCGCCTCCGAACGGGAGCTGCCGGTGGCCGAGCTGACCCGCCGGGTCGCCACCGACCCGCACCCGGGCCGGGTCGAACACGGGCGGGCGCTCGCCGACTTCGCCGGGGGAGCCGCGCCGGTCACCGACGCGAGCGCCAAGCCCTCACCCGTACCGCCGGCGTCCGTGTTCCGCTGA
- a CDS encoding response regulator transcription factor, producing the protein MASVLVVEDDQFVRSALIRQLSEASHTVRSVGTALEALREVAHFRFDVVILDLGLPDLDGSEALKMLRGITDVPVIIATARDDEAEIVRLLHAGADDYLVKPFSVDHLSARMAAVLRRARSTAGEAPPSRAIQVGGLTVDPLRRQAELDGAPLDLTRREFDLLAFLAGRPGVVVPRKELLAEVWQQSYGDDQTIDVHLSWLRRKLGETAARPRYLHTLRGVGVKLEPPREPQP; encoded by the coding sequence ATGGCAAGTGTGCTCGTGGTCGAGGACGACCAGTTCGTGCGCTCCGCCCTCATCCGCCAGCTTTCCGAGGCCTCCCACACGGTACGGAGCGTCGGTACGGCTCTGGAGGCGTTGCGCGAGGTCGCCCATTTCCGTTTCGACGTGGTCATCCTGGACCTCGGACTGCCCGACCTGGACGGGTCCGAGGCGCTCAAGATGCTGCGCGGAATCACCGACGTACCGGTGATCATCGCGACCGCCCGGGACGACGAGGCGGAGATCGTACGGCTCCTCCACGCCGGGGCCGACGACTACCTCGTGAAGCCCTTCTCGGTCGACCACCTCTCGGCCCGGATGGCCGCCGTCCTGCGCCGGGCGCGGTCCACCGCCGGCGAGGCGCCGCCGTCCCGGGCGATCCAGGTCGGCGGGCTCACCGTCGACCCGCTGCGCCGTCAGGCGGAGCTCGACGGGGCGCCCCTGGACCTGACCCGGCGCGAGTTCGACCTGCTGGCCTTCCTCGCCGGGCGGCCCGGAGTGGTCGTCCCGCGCAAGGAGCTGCTCGCCGAGGTGTGGCAGCAGTCGTACGGGGACGACCAGACCATCGACGTACATTTGTCATGGCTGCGGCGGAAATTGGGTGAGACGGCCGCCCGGCCCCGCTATCTGCACACCCTGCGCGGGGTCGGCGTGAAGCTGGAGCCGCCCCGGGAGCCGCAGCCGTGA